A stretch of the Saccharolobus caldissimus genome encodes the following:
- a CDS encoding HAD family hydrolase, which translates to MKSYKAVFIDFGNTLVGFNPAFYEKVYQVLRDNGYDFDLRRVFRAYIKAMALQHFPNENGHNPVDIREFIYNLGIYPNQELIRALSKADVRDGEAFIYDDAIDFLETLKSMELKIILVSNASPRVQKLLDDFNLRKYFDALVLSYEVKAVKPNPKIFSYAIMMGGYPAIHIGDIYELDYVGAKRSYLDAILLDRYDFYPDIKEDKVRDLKEAKNILIKLMEE; encoded by the coding sequence ATGAAAAGCTACAAGGCAGTTTTTATTGATTTTGGTAACACCCTAGTAGGATTTAATCCAGCCTTTTATGAAAAAGTTTATCAAGTTCTTAGAGATAACGGATATGATTTTGATCTTAGAAGGGTTTTTAGAGCTTATATTAAAGCGATGGCTCTTCAACATTTTCCCAACGAAAATGGACACAATCCAGTTGATATTAGAGAATTCATATATAATCTGGGAATTTATCCTAATCAAGAATTAATCAGAGCATTAAGTAAGGCCGATGTAAGAGATGGAGAAGCTTTCATATATGATGACGCTATTGATTTCTTAGAGACTTTAAAAAGTATGGAATTGAAAATAATCCTGGTTAGTAATGCGTCACCCAGAGTTCAAAAATTATTAGATGATTTTAATCTTAGGAAGTACTTTGACGCACTTGTCCTATCTTATGAAGTTAAAGCAGTTAAGCCTAATCCTAAGATTTTCAGCTATGCTATCATGATGGGAGGTTATCCAGCAATACATATAGGAGATATATATGAATTAGATTACGTAGGTGCTAAGAGAAGTTATTTAGATGCAATACTTTTGGATAGATATGATTTTTACCCAGATATTAAGGAAGATAAAGTAAGGGATTTAAAAGAAGCTAAAAACATTTTAATAAAATTAATGGAAGAATAG
- a CDS encoding ABC transporter substrate-binding protein has translation MKKKIRAGLGRFAAVIIVIILIAIVAGVLYYLGEVVYHYHSMHKITTTIATNSTTIPITTSSVTTAVTTSSALLPPNSSVLVDIAQTVAPDSLDPATDFLDQVEPLFYAVYQELVEPNGSNYLQVVPVIAQNWSTSNYENWTFYLRPYVHFSDGNPVNASVVWFSFYRTILMGQPPAVADYIGILFNSTIYANTGYAIPWGVNNAIQNVTGLPTANNFTFTAQVLASILSHFNANNQTIQKIMEYPYQAVVVKGPYEVEINTLEPYRYFLLDIANSWGAIVDPAYIDQHGGVEPNTPNTYANLYGIPGTGPYVIKSVGVSFSSILLVANPNYWAINHSVPLIAEPPHIKVIEIYYGLSHTDRVEDFIYNKAQITYVSIPYLNQILQYYKNSSEVFYNFGVLPGVSFISMNTQKYPTNITDLRLAIVHAINYSALMQLFEYNGKSLAILPLGPISPQYGKLYNPDNLSFYTYNLTLALHYLNEAGYEGHFYVVLPNGTVIGDSNGSQLQTLEIDALAPATQLEEEELNIISQDLSQIGISVSVRYVTFSIIESFDTPQSTPNMVAIEWTPDWPDPVFQQLMPLTDVQFGGASGNFAWFNNSELQQFYQTLPFITNTTEQAIIIGKIYNIIYNQAPYIWLPFQSSYYIIQPYVKGIVFTDVDGYLIYFYNTMYYE, from the coding sequence ATGAAAAAGAAGATAAGAGCTGGTTTAGGTAGATTTGCGGCAGTAATCATTGTTATAATATTAATAGCTATAGTAGCTGGAGTATTATATTATTTAGGTGAAGTGGTATACCATTATCATAGCATGCATAAGATTACGACAACAATAGCTACTAATTCGACTACTATACCTATTACTACTAGCAGTGTTACTACAGCAGTTACCACTTCATCTGCACTATTACCTCCTAATTCTTCAGTTTTAGTTGATATTGCACAGACTGTAGCTCCAGATTCTTTAGATCCGGCCACAGATTTCTTAGATCAAGTTGAGCCTTTGTTTTACGCTGTATATCAAGAGCTTGTAGAACCCAATGGATCAAATTATCTTCAAGTAGTACCAGTTATTGCACAGAATTGGAGTACTTCCAACTATGAAAACTGGACTTTTTACTTAAGACCTTACGTTCATTTTTCTGATGGAAACCCAGTAAATGCTAGTGTAGTTTGGTTTTCGTTTTATAGAACTATTCTGATGGGACAACCACCAGCAGTTGCTGATTATATAGGAATTCTATTTAACTCTACTATATATGCTAATACTGGTTACGCTATACCTTGGGGAGTTAACAATGCTATACAGAATGTTACAGGATTACCTACTGCAAATAACTTCACTTTTACCGCTCAAGTTTTGGCATCAATATTATCTCACTTTAATGCTAATAATCAAACTATTCAAAAAATCATGGAATATCCATATCAAGCAGTAGTAGTTAAGGGACCTTATGAGGTGGAGATAAATACATTAGAGCCTTATAGATATTTCTTATTGGATATAGCAAATTCTTGGGGAGCAATAGTTGATCCTGCATATATAGACCAACACGGTGGAGTTGAGCCTAATACTCCGAATACTTATGCTAATCTTTATGGAATTCCAGGCACTGGCCCATATGTAATAAAATCAGTAGGGGTTAGCTTCAGTAGTATATTATTGGTAGCTAATCCAAATTATTGGGCTATAAATCACAGCGTTCCACTTATAGCTGAACCTCCTCACATAAAAGTTATAGAAATATATTATGGTCTAAGCCATACAGATAGGGTAGAAGACTTCATATATAATAAGGCTCAAATTACTTATGTTTCTATACCCTATTTAAATCAAATATTGCAATATTATAAAAATTCTTCAGAGGTATTTTATAATTTTGGAGTTTTGCCTGGAGTGTCTTTCATATCAATGAATACTCAGAAGTATCCTACTAATATAACTGATTTAAGGCTTGCTATCGTGCACGCAATTAATTATTCGGCCTTAATGCAGCTATTCGAGTATAATGGAAAAAGTTTGGCTATACTACCCTTAGGTCCAATAAGCCCGCAGTATGGAAAGTTATACAATCCTGATAATTTATCATTCTATACATATAACTTGACTTTAGCTTTACATTACTTAAATGAGGCTGGATATGAGGGTCATTTTTACGTTGTACTACCTAATGGTACTGTTATAGGAGATTCTAATGGAAGTCAATTACAAACGTTAGAAATAGATGCATTAGCTCCAGCAACACAGCTTGAAGAAGAAGAGCTGAATATAATTAGTCAAGATTTATCACAAATAGGAATATCTGTCTCTGTAAGATATGTTACGTTCTCTATAATAGAATCTTTTGATACTCCACAATCAACACCTAATATGGTTGCTATAGAGTGGACTCCAGATTGGCCAGATCCGGTGTTCCAACAGTTAATGCCCTTAACTGATGTTCAATTTGGAGGAGCCTCTGGAAATTTCGCGTGGTTTAATAACTCTGAACTACAGCAATTTTACCAGACATTACCATTCATTACAAATACTACTGAGCAGGCTATCATTATAGGAAAAATTTACAATATTATATATAATCAAGCTCCATATATATGGTTACCATTTCAATCTTCTTACTATATAATACAACCCTATGTTAAAGGGATTGTCTTTACTGATGTTGATGGATATTTAATATATTTCTACAATACAATGTATTATGAATAA
- a CDS encoding DUF1286 domain-containing protein, whose protein sequence is MKLRTHFVFSVGLLVLVNSFVFSSFYFSSLLVSSFISVLGNSVIDKLGHREVLTRRGQVPVRTPLTHTLPRSVFWGFIASIPVIVVLSLLYGVAFNAQILATLIGGILVGPSHMLLDVFTERGIYVKRKGKWKRFALAHFSYDNPLANGIAILAGVIMLFAALYLHNYHFYYHYYKYYF, encoded by the coding sequence ATGAAGTTAAGGACTCATTTTGTGTTTTCTGTTGGTTTGTTGGTTTTGGTTAATTCTTTTGTTTTTAGTAGTTTTTATTTTTCTTCTTTGTTAGTGTCATCTTTTATAAGTGTTTTGGGTAATAGTGTTATTGATAAACTGGGGCATAGGGAGGTTTTAACTAGGCGTGGGCAAGTTCCCGTTAGGACTCCATTAACACACACTTTGCCCAGGAGTGTTTTTTGGGGTTTTATTGCTTCAATACCGGTAATAGTGGTATTGAGCTTATTATATGGTGTAGCATTTAATGCTCAAATTTTGGCAACGCTAATTGGGGGAATTTTAGTTGGCCCATCACACATGCTTCTTGACGTATTCACAGAAAGGGGAATATACGTTAAGAGGAAGGGTAAATGGAAGAGATTCGCATTAGCACACTTCTCCTATGATAACCCCTTAGCAAATGGGATAGCAATACTAGCAGGAGTTATAATGCTGTTTGCAGCACTTTATTTGCATAACTACCATTTCTATTATCATTATTACAAATATTATTTCTGA
- a CDS encoding type II toxin-antitoxin system RelE family toxin produces the protein MVCKEWKLRIMFRKRINDLEELANFLLDNFASDKLVMLILDKVLLLLDNPFKYSREKLGKDKHGNPMFSIEVTGDIRILYSVDSKNCIVFIWEVGSHKKVYGR, from the coding sequence GTGGTTTGTAAGGAATGGAAATTAAGGATAATGTTTAGGAAGAGGATAAATGATCTTGAGGAATTAGCGAATTTTCTTCTAGATAATTTTGCAAGTGACAAGTTGGTTATGCTTATCTTAGATAAGGTGTTATTATTACTAGATAATCCATTTAAATATTCCAGGGAAAAGTTAGGAAAGGATAAGCACGGTAATCCTATGTTCTCAATAGAGGTTACTGGTGATATAAGAATCCTTTACAGTGTGGATTCAAAAAATTGTATCGTATTTATTTGGGAGGTTGGGTCTCATAAGAAGGTTTACGGACGTTAG